The following proteins are encoded in a genomic region of Deltaproteobacteria bacterium:
- a CDS encoding FAD-dependent oxidoreductase — protein MNDVLIMGGGFAGLAAATQLAAAGRRVTLLEKRPVLGGRAYSYTDQTTGDVIDNGQHAMMGCYGEMFRFLERIGAADKLAIQPGLRVDMLDPERGAGVISCPPLPNPLHMGAGVLGYRLLSVVDRARVLAGGLRLLMMKRFGDQRLAELTVDGVLDLLGQSAAARRAFWHPVAIATLNDDPAIASADLLAEVMVRAFFAGKNAARFVLSKVGLSDLYTHDARRFIEARGGRIETRAHVVGVGLRGGEVSHFELRDGRRLTASAYVSAVPPQGLFPLLPIAVRRAVPGLGGIEGLTSSPIVSVHVWFDRPILAERPFVGFVGTGTHWAFNRDVIAGRRDRAGGYLSFVISGARAIVDDDNDAIVARTLADLRRLVPAAAAATVRHTQVVKEKFATMSPTVASARMRPAAVTPFDNFVLAGDWTDTGLPATIESAVMSGHRAADVVTARLTALGTPGREARAAS, from the coding sequence GTGAACGACGTCCTCATCATGGGCGGGGGGTTCGCCGGCCTCGCCGCCGCGACCCAGCTCGCCGCCGCCGGCCGGCGTGTGACGCTGCTCGAGAAGCGCCCCGTGCTCGGCGGCCGCGCCTATTCGTACACCGACCAGACCACCGGCGACGTCATCGACAACGGCCAGCACGCCATGATGGGGTGCTACGGCGAGATGTTCCGGTTCCTCGAGCGCATCGGGGCGGCCGACAAGCTCGCGATCCAGCCGGGGCTGCGGGTCGACATGCTCGATCCCGAGCGCGGGGCGGGCGTCATCAGCTGCCCGCCGCTGCCGAATCCGCTCCACATGGGGGCCGGCGTGCTCGGATACCGCCTGCTCTCGGTCGTCGATCGCGCGCGCGTGCTCGCGGGCGGCCTCCGTCTGCTGATGATGAAGCGCTTCGGCGACCAGCGCCTCGCGGAGCTCACCGTCGACGGCGTGCTCGACCTCCTCGGACAGAGCGCGGCCGCGCGCCGCGCGTTCTGGCATCCCGTCGCGATCGCGACGCTGAACGACGATCCGGCGATCGCCTCCGCCGATCTCCTCGCCGAGGTCATGGTGCGGGCGTTCTTCGCCGGGAAGAACGCGGCGCGCTTCGTGCTCTCCAAGGTCGGGCTCTCGGATCTCTACACGCACGACGCGCGACGTTTCATCGAGGCGCGTGGCGGCCGCATCGAGACCAGGGCCCACGTGGTCGGCGTCGGCCTCCGGGGCGGCGAGGTGAGCCACTTCGAGCTGCGCGACGGCCGCCGCCTGACCGCGTCGGCCTACGTGAGCGCGGTGCCGCCGCAGGGACTCTTCCCGCTCCTGCCGATCGCGGTCCGGCGCGCCGTGCCGGGGCTCGGCGGCATCGAGGGCCTCACGAGCTCGCCGATCGTGTCGGTGCACGTCTGGTTCGACCGGCCGATCCTCGCGGAGCGGCCGTTCGTCGGCTTCGTCGGCACGGGCACGCACTGGGCGTTCAATCGCGACGTCATCGCCGGCCGGCGTGATCGCGCCGGCGGGTATCTGAGCTTCGTGATCTCGGGCGCGCGCGCCATCGTCGACGACGACAACGACGCCATCGTCGCGCGCACGCTGGCGGATCTGCGCCGGCTCGTTCCCGCGGCCGCGGCCGCGACCGTGCGTCATACGCAGGTCGTGAAGGAGAAGTTCGCGACGATGTCGCCCACGGTCGCGTCGGCGCGCATGCGGCCCGCGGCCGTCACGCCATTCGACAACTTCGTGCTCGCCGGGGACTGGACCGACACCGGTCTCCCGGCGACGATCGAAAGCGCGGTCATGAGCGGCCATCGCGCCGCCGACGTCGTGACCGCGCGCCTCACCGCGCTCGGGACCCCGGGGAGGGAAGCGCGCGCGGCCAGCTGA
- a CDS encoding YjbQ family protein, whose protein sequence is MTTPAGQSAVRWEDKGSDSAGLGGVHVRRLEVQTSKRMEIHDLTETVREMVRATGITAGLVTVSTMHTTTAVFVNEPQTALLDDIQHMLERLVPRAEEWKHNDPRYSDCDRQNADAHLRAIMLGSSVTLQVAEGALTMGQWQRVLMAELDGPRKRGLVLQVLVAS, encoded by the coding sequence ATGACGACACCGGCAGGACAATCCGCAGTGCGGTGGGAAGACAAAGGCAGCGACTCCGCGGGTCTCGGGGGCGTGCACGTGCGCCGGCTCGAGGTCCAAACCAGCAAGCGCATGGAGATCCACGACCTCACCGAGACCGTCCGGGAGATGGTGCGCGCGACCGGCATCACCGCCGGGCTCGTGACGGTGAGCACGATGCACACGACGACGGCCGTCTTCGTGAACGAGCCGCAGACCGCGTTGCTGGACGACATCCAGCACATGCTCGAACGCCTCGTGCCGCGCGCCGAGGAGTGGAAGCACAACGACCCGCGCTACTCGGACTGCGATCGCCAGAACGCCGACGCGCATCTCCGCGCGATCATGCTCGGCAGCAGCGTGACGCTGCAGGTGGCCGAGGGGGCGCTGACGATGGGGCAGTGGCAGCGCGTGCTGATGGCCGAGCTCGACGGGCCACGCAAGCGCGGGCTCGTCCTGCAGGTGCTCGTAGCGAGCTGA
- the hpnD gene encoding presqualene diphosphate synthase HpnD: MTTPTLDTAYAECARIVRASGSSFHQAFRLLPRARRRSLEALYAYCRVVDDAADDGGDARAAVAFWREELARVLAGTPTHPVGVALTDSMARFAIPAQHLVEILDGVAMDLAPQRFATFADLRRYCYLVAAAVGLATIPIFGCRDPRSRDYAESLGVALQLTNILRDLAEDVERGRVYLPHEDLARFGYTARDLATHVRNDAFHGLVAFECARAGEFYAAARRALTAVDQRALAPAEGMRLVYRRVLARIAAHPEIVFGPQVRLPRWQKVALAGFAWLRTRLPRGASLRAAHQESPA, from the coding sequence GTGACCACCCCGACCCTGGATACCGCCTACGCCGAGTGCGCGCGCATCGTGCGAGCCTCGGGCTCGAGCTTCCATCAGGCCTTCCGCCTGCTGCCGCGCGCGCGCCGCCGCAGCCTCGAGGCGCTCTACGCGTATTGCCGGGTGGTCGACGACGCCGCCGACGACGGCGGCGACGCCCGCGCGGCGGTGGCGTTCTGGCGCGAGGAGCTCGCGCGTGTCCTCGCGGGAACGCCGACGCATCCGGTCGGCGTCGCGCTCACCGACTCGATGGCGCGGTTCGCGATTCCGGCGCAGCACCTCGTCGAGATCCTCGACGGTGTGGCGATGGACCTCGCGCCGCAGCGGTTCGCGACGTTCGCGGATCTGCGGCGCTACTGCTACCTCGTCGCGGCCGCTGTCGGCCTCGCCACGATCCCGATCTTCGGCTGTCGCGATCCGCGAAGCCGCGACTACGCCGAGTCGCTCGGGGTCGCGCTCCAGTTGACCAACATCCTGCGCGACCTCGCCGAGGACGTCGAGCGCGGCCGCGTCTACCTGCCGCACGAGGACCTCGCGCGTTTCGGGTACACGGCGCGCGACCTCGCGACCCACGTCCGGAACGACGCGTTTCACGGGCTCGTCGCGTTCGAGTGCGCGCGCGCCGGCGAGTTCTACGCCGCGGCGCGGCGCGCGCTCACCGCCGTCGACCAGCGGGCGCTCGCCCCTGCGGAGGGCATGCGGCTCGTCTATCGCCGCGTGCTCGCCAGGATCGCCGCGCACCCCGAGATCGTCTTCGGCCCCCAGGTGCGGCTGCCGCGCTGGCAGAAGGTCGCGCTCGCCGGGTTCGCGTGGCTCCGAACGCGCTTGCCGCGCGGCGCGTCCCTGCGCGCGGCCCATCAGGAGAGCCCAGCGTGA
- the hpnC gene encoding squalene synthase HpnC, whose protein sequence is MTAPAPMPAADPAATAAAFAECERIARAHYENFTLGSRFLPRHLRRHIAAIYAFARTADDLADEESNPERALTGLDAWERELEACYAGAPCHPIFVALADTVRAFAVPIEPFRRLLAAFRMDARFAGFDTFDDLLHYCAHSANPVGHLVLYLFGHGDAERQARSDDICTALQLTNFWQDLAVDLRKGRVYLPREDMARFGYGSDDLARHAVTPAFRELMTFQCARTRALFDRGLALVPMLDRGGGREIRLFAGGGLAILDRLEAVGYDAFNARPTLSGWAKMGLVARALVGGGV, encoded by the coding sequence ATGACGGCTCCTGCTCCCATGCCGGCGGCGGATCCGGCGGCGACCGCGGCCGCGTTCGCCGAGTGCGAGCGCATCGCGCGCGCGCACTACGAGAACTTCACGCTCGGCTCGCGCTTCCTGCCGCGTCACCTGCGACGCCACATCGCGGCGATCTACGCCTTCGCGCGGACGGCCGACGATCTCGCCGACGAAGAATCGAATCCGGAGCGCGCGCTCACCGGGCTCGACGCCTGGGAGCGGGAGCTGGAAGCCTGCTACGCCGGCGCGCCCTGTCACCCGATCTTCGTCGCGCTCGCCGACACGGTGCGCGCGTTCGCGGTCCCGATCGAGCCGTTCCGCCGCCTGCTCGCCGCCTTTCGCATGGACGCGCGTTTCGCGGGCTTCGACACCTTCGACGACCTCCTGCACTACTGCGCCCATTCGGCGAATCCGGTCGGCCACCTCGTCCTGTACCTGTTCGGCCACGGCGACGCCGAGCGGCAGGCGCGCTCCGACGACATCTGCACGGCGCTCCAGCTCACGAACTTCTGGCAGGACCTGGCGGTCGATCTGCGCAAGGGCCGCGTCTACCTGCCGCGCGAGGACATGGCGCGCTTCGGCTACGGGTCCGACGATCTCGCCCGTCACGCGGTGACGCCCGCGTTCCGCGAGCTCATGACCTTCCAGTGCGCCCGGACGCGCGCGCTCTTCGACCGCGGTCTCGCGCTCGTGCCCATGCTCGATCGGGGCGGCGGCCGCGAGATCCGGCTCTTCGCGGGCGGGGGGCTCGCGATCCTCGATCGCCTCGAGGCGGTCGGCTACGACGCGTTCAACGCGCGGCCGACGCTCTCGGGCTGGGCGAAGATGGGGCTCGTCGCGCGGGCGCTCGTCGGAGGCGGCGTGTGA
- the shc gene encoding squalene--hopene cyclase: MTQVAEEARRSSAVPLPPRPTAPARGDEFLAKVTHTIDRSRQYFEREQHPEGYWHRPLEANATMDAQYVFFMHFMGRVNRERQDRIIAHLLATQLPDGSWALYPGAPGHLSNTIEAYAAMKMAGLPADDPALARARAFIMKNGGLAKAQVFTRCFLAYFGQYPWDGVPAMPAELVLLPSWFPINIYEMSSWARGTVVPLVVLMAKRPYVPIPAGRGVAELWVRPPAPEDYAFPPDAARPFCWRNFFLGLDRVLKLLGKSPVKPLRERALRKCGDWILSHQDVNGGWGGIQPAMVNSVMALRVLGFADDHPAVAKGIQAIEDFVIEDGEALFFQPCVSPTWDTALAAKALLDSGLAPDAPMLQKAADWLIANQILVPGDWSIKNPELEPGGWAFEFANAWYPDTDDTAVILMVLNRIRTADEKAKRRAITRGLNWTLGMQSRNGGWGAFDTDNLQELFNKIPFADMEAMLDQPTADLTGRHLELMGDFGYDLGMRRAARGLGFLKQIQEPNGSWWGRWGVNYIYGTWSVLSGLRAIGEDLRQPYVRQAVAWVKSRQNDDGGWGETCDSYGDPSLAGTGPSTPSQTAWALLALLAGEDELGPELVRGIDHLARSQRDDGTWDELHFTGTGFPRHFYLRYYMYRNYFPLMALGIFRTRAEAHLARPVANAANGHGATGGPVDGNGHATA; encoded by the coding sequence ATGACGCAGGTCGCCGAGGAAGCCCGCCGCAGCTCCGCCGTCCCCCTGCCGCCGCGTCCCACGGCTCCGGCGCGCGGCGACGAGTTCCTCGCCAAGGTGACGCACACGATCGACCGCTCGCGGCAGTACTTCGAGCGCGAGCAGCACCCCGAAGGCTACTGGCACCGTCCGCTCGAAGCCAACGCCACGATGGACGCGCAGTACGTCTTCTTCATGCACTTCATGGGGCGGGTGAACCGCGAGCGCCAGGATCGGATCATCGCCCATCTCCTCGCGACCCAGCTTCCCGACGGCAGCTGGGCGCTCTACCCCGGGGCTCCCGGCCACCTGTCCAACACGATCGAAGCCTATGCCGCGATGAAGATGGCGGGTCTTCCGGCCGACGATCCCGCCCTCGCCCGCGCCCGCGCGTTCATCATGAAGAACGGTGGGCTCGCGAAGGCGCAGGTCTTCACCCGCTGCTTCCTCGCCTACTTCGGCCAGTATCCGTGGGACGGGGTTCCGGCGATGCCGGCCGAGCTCGTGCTCCTGCCGAGCTGGTTCCCGATCAACATCTACGAGATGTCGAGCTGGGCGCGGGGGACCGTCGTGCCGCTCGTCGTGCTGATGGCAAAGCGGCCCTACGTGCCGATCCCGGCCGGCCGCGGCGTCGCGGAGCTGTGGGTGCGGCCGCCCGCGCCGGAAGACTATGCGTTCCCGCCGGATGCGGCGCGCCCGTTCTGCTGGCGGAACTTCTTCCTCGGCCTCGATCGCGTGCTGAAGCTCCTCGGCAAGTCGCCGGTGAAACCGCTCCGCGAGCGCGCGCTCCGCAAGTGCGGCGACTGGATCCTCTCGCACCAGGACGTCAATGGCGGCTGGGGCGGTATCCAACCCGCGATGGTGAACTCGGTGATGGCGTTGCGCGTCCTCGGGTTCGCGGACGACCACCCGGCGGTCGCCAAGGGCATCCAGGCGATCGAGGATTTCGTGATCGAGGACGGCGAAGCGCTCTTCTTCCAGCCCTGCGTCTCGCCGACCTGGGACACCGCGCTCGCGGCCAAGGCGCTGCTCGATTCGGGCCTGGCGCCCGACGCGCCGATGCTCCAGAAGGCCGCCGACTGGCTGATCGCGAACCAGATCCTCGTGCCCGGTGATTGGTCGATCAAGAACCCCGAGCTCGAGCCCGGCGGCTGGGCCTTCGAGTTCGCCAACGCCTGGTATCCCGACACGGACGACACGGCCGTGATCCTGATGGTGCTGAACCGCATCCGCACCGCCGACGAGAAGGCGAAGCGGCGCGCGATCACGCGCGGCCTCAACTGGACGCTCGGCATGCAGAGCCGCAACGGCGGCTGGGGCGCCTTCGACACCGACAACCTCCAGGAGCTCTTCAACAAGATCCCGTTCGCCGACATGGAAGCGATGCTCGACCAGCCGACGGCCGATCTCACCGGGCGCCACCTCGAGCTCATGGGCGACTTCGGCTACGACCTTGGGATGCGGCGGGCCGCGCGCGGCCTCGGCTTCCTGAAGCAGATCCAGGAGCCGAACGGCTCGTGGTGGGGGCGCTGGGGCGTGAACTACATCTACGGCACCTGGTCGGTGCTGTCGGGGCTGCGGGCCATCGGTGAGGACTTGCGCCAGCCGTACGTCCGCCAGGCGGTCGCCTGGGTGAAGTCCCGGCAAAACGACGACGGCGGCTGGGGCGAGACCTGTGATTCCTACGGCGACCCGTCGCTCGCCGGCACGGGCCCGAGCACGCCGTCGCAGACCGCGTGGGCGCTGCTCGCGCTGCTCGCCGGCGAGGACGAGCTCGGCCCCGAGCTCGTGCGCGGCATCGACCATCTCGCGCGCAGCCAGCGGGACGACGGCACCTGGGACGAGCTGCACTTCACCGGGACCGGGTTTCCGCGCCATTTCTATCTGCGCTACTACATGTACCGGAACTATTTCCCGTTGATGGCGCTCGGAATCTTCCGGACGCGTGCCGAGGCGCACCTGGCGCGTCCGGTCGCGAACGCGGCGAATGGCCATGGGGCCACGGGCGGTCCCGTCGACGGCAATGGTCACGCGACTGCATGA
- a CDS encoding 1-deoxy-D-xylulose-5-phosphate reductoisomerase: protein MSEAPPRRSFALLGSTGSVGVSTLALVERFPERFRAVALAAGRNTAVLAEQIRRHAPDLVSVADEASARDLRARVPGFTGRVLVGSEGSLAVATHAEADLVLSALVGALGLVPTLAAVRAGKHVALANKEVLVVAGELVTRAARERGVDLLPVDSEHNAIFQALRGQARDEVKRIVLTASGGPFLARSTAELATVTVAEALNHPTWKMGPKITIDSATLMNKGLEVIEARWLFGVDADRIDVVIHPQSIVHSMVEYVDGSVLAQMAVPDMTIPIGYALAYPSRLPLDYLRPLDLPAAGTLTFVAPDRQRFPCLDLAYRALRAGGTMPAVLNAANEIAVERFLAEDLAYRDIPALVAAVMDAHAPAPASDLDVLLAADAWARAAARSGSGRATRAAAR from the coding sequence ATGAGTGAAGCTCCACCGCGCCGCTCCTTCGCACTCCTCGGGTCCACGGGATCCGTCGGGGTGTCGACCCTGGCGCTGGTCGAGCGGTTCCCGGAGCGCTTCCGTGCCGTCGCGTTGGCGGCGGGGCGGAACACGGCGGTGCTCGCCGAGCAGATCCGCCGTCACGCGCCGGATCTGGTCTCGGTCGCCGACGAGGCGAGCGCGCGCGATCTGCGCGCTCGCGTCCCCGGGTTCACGGGCCGCGTCCTCGTCGGGAGCGAAGGGTCGCTCGCGGTCGCGACCCACGCCGAGGCGGACCTCGTGCTCTCGGCGCTGGTGGGCGCGCTCGGCCTCGTGCCGACGCTCGCGGCGGTGCGCGCCGGGAAACACGTCGCCCTCGCCAACAAGGAGGTGCTGGTCGTCGCCGGCGAGCTCGTGACGCGCGCCGCCCGCGAGCGCGGCGTGGACCTGCTGCCGGTCGACAGCGAGCACAACGCGATCTTCCAGGCGCTCCGCGGCCAGGCGCGGGACGAGGTGAAGCGCATCGTCCTGACCGCGTCGGGCGGGCCGTTTCTCGCGCGTTCCACCGCCGAGCTCGCGACCGTCACCGTCGCCGAAGCCTTGAACCACCCGACGTGGAAGATGGGGCCGAAGATCACGATCGACTCGGCGACCCTCATGAACAAGGGCCTCGAGGTGATCGAGGCGCGCTGGCTCTTCGGCGTGGACGCCGACCGCATCGACGTCGTGATCCATCCGCAGAGCATCGTGCACTCGATGGTCGAGTACGTCGACGGCTCCGTGCTCGCGCAGATGGCCGTACCCGACATGACGATCCCGATCGGCTACGCCCTCGCGTACCCGTCCCGCTTGCCGCTCGACTACCTCCGCCCCCTCGATCTCCCCGCCGCCGGCACCCTCACGTTCGTCGCCCCCGATCGCCAACGCTTTCCCTGTCTCGACCTCGCGTACCGTGCGCTCCGCGCCGGCGGCACCATGCCGGCCGTGCTGAACGCCGCGAACGAGATCGCCGTCGAGCGCTTCCTCGCCGAGGACCTCGCGTACCGCGACATTCCGGCGCTCGTCGCCGCCGTGATGGACGCGCACGCGCCCGCGCCCGCGTCCGACCTCGACGTTCTGCTCGCCGCCGACGCGTGGGCGCGCGCGGCCGCTCGCAGCGGCTCCGGGCGCGCGACGAGGGCGGCCGCGCGCTGA